A genomic segment from Agrobacterium vitis encodes:
- the rpiA gene encoding ribose-5-phosphate isomerase RpiA has translation MDVRQMKIKAAELALSYVENGMRLGIGTGSTAEEFVRLLAEKVADGFKVQGVPTSERTARLCLELGVPLMSLDELPELDLTIDGADELDRHLTLIKGGGGALLREKIVAAASARVIVIADETKLVETLGAYPLPIEINGFGGIATRISIEKAAAKLGLSGSIGLRMSGDDLFMTDGGHYILDASFGRIPDAVALSQALHAIPGVVEHGLFIGMASLAVVAGSDGARVIEPVA, from the coding sequence ATGGACGTTCGTCAAATGAAGATCAAAGCCGCAGAACTGGCTTTGTCTTATGTCGAAAATGGGATGCGGCTCGGCATCGGCACCGGTTCGACCGCTGAGGAGTTCGTACGGTTGCTGGCTGAAAAAGTCGCCGACGGCTTCAAGGTTCAAGGCGTACCAACGTCGGAGCGCACCGCAAGGCTTTGCCTGGAACTGGGCGTGCCGCTGATGTCGCTCGATGAATTGCCGGAACTGGACCTGACCATCGATGGCGCCGATGAGCTTGATCGTCACCTGACCCTGATCAAGGGCGGCGGCGGAGCGCTGCTGCGCGAAAAGATCGTTGCCGCCGCCTCAGCGCGGGTGATCGTCATTGCCGACGAAACAAAGCTGGTGGAGACGCTGGGCGCTTATCCTTTGCCCATCGAGATCAATGGATTCGGCGGCATCGCAACCCGGATCTCCATCGAAAAGGCCGCCGCCAAACTGGGCCTGTCGGGGTCGATTGGCCTGCGCATGTCTGGCGACGATCTGTTTATGACGGATGGCGGGCATTATATTCTCGATGCTTCTTTTGGCCGCATTCCTGATGCAGTGGCCCTTTCTCAGGCATTGCATGCTATACCCGGGGTGGTGGAGCACGGTCTGTTCATCGGCATGGCATCGCTGGCCGTCGTGGCTGGCTCTGATGGTGCGCGGGTGATCGAGCCTGTGGCGTGA
- a CDS encoding DUF2059 domain-containing protein produces MSKYQGLGRLNFGHMVAGAVIAASLLAGPAARAQDVTDAQIDTARQAITALGVTNVFDNILPNVAARLKAQLIQAYPNLEDQIDKTVDQQAIALAARRGDLEKEAATVYAKSFTQEELKQIAAFFASPAGKKLIKDQPVANRELGKSADIWAAGVARDLEKNTNDALVKVAGAQLKAQMPASEPAPAPAAPAPAPKP; encoded by the coding sequence ATGAGCAAATATCAGGGTCTCGGTCGCCTTAATTTCGGGCACATGGTTGCCGGTGCGGTTATCGCAGCTTCGCTTCTGGCTGGTCCGGCTGCTCGCGCGCAGGATGTGACGGATGCGCAGATCGATACCGCCCGTCAGGCCATCACGGCGCTGGGCGTTACCAATGTATTTGACAATATTCTGCCGAATGTCGCCGCTCGGTTGAAGGCACAGCTCATCCAGGCTTATCCTAACCTTGAAGACCAGATCGACAAGACGGTTGACCAGCAGGCCATCGCGCTGGCTGCACGCCGTGGCGATCTCGAAAAGGAAGCGGCAACGGTTTATGCCAAGTCCTTTACTCAGGAAGAGTTGAAGCAGATTGCGGCCTTCTTCGCCAGCCCGGCTGGCAAGAAGCTGATCAAGGACCAGCCGGTCGCCAATCGTGAGCTCGGCAAGTCTGCCGATATCTGGGCTGCCGGTGTGGCGCGTGACCTGGAAAAGAACACCAATGATGCGCTGGTCAAGGTTGCCGGTGCACAGTTGAAGGCGCAGATGCCTGCTTCGGAACCGGCGCCTGCACCTGCGGCTCCAGCACCTGCCCCCAAGCCTTGA
- the gor gene encoding glutathione-disulfide reductase gives MSSFDYDLFVIGGGSGGVRSARLAASMGKRVAIAEEYRFGGTCVIRGCVPKKLFVYASQFHEHFEDAAGFGWTVGESRFDWKKLIAAKDQEIERLEGLYRKGLNSAGAELIESRAELTGPNRVRLLATGREVTAERIIIAVGGSANAHTSLPGHELCITSNEAFHLEALPRSIVIAGGGYIAVEFANIFHGLGVDTTLIYRGKEILSRFDQDIRRGLHQAMEAKGIRILCTDVMEEVEKMAAGGLSVRTRNNGVISAETVMLALGRDPYTKGLGLETAGVAVNERGAIIVDQYSRTNVPGIFALGDVTDRVQLTPVAIHEAMCFIETEYKDNPTSPDHDLIATAVFSQPEIGTVGMTEEEAARTFPEVEIYKAEFRPMKATLSGRTEKVIMKLVVNAADRKVVGAHILGHDAGEMAQLLGITLKAGCTKDDFDRTMAVHPTASEELVTMYNPSYRIRNGERV, from the coding sequence ATGTCATCATTCGATTATGATCTGTTCGTCATCGGCGGCGGCTCCGGCGGTGTGCGCAGCGCCCGGCTTGCGGCATCCATGGGCAAGCGGGTGGCGATTGCCGAAGAATACCGGTTTGGCGGCACCTGCGTCATCAGGGGGTGCGTGCCTAAAAAGCTGTTCGTCTACGCATCGCAGTTTCACGAGCATTTCGAGGATGCGGCTGGATTTGGCTGGACAGTGGGCGAAAGCCGATTCGACTGGAAAAAGCTGATCGCCGCAAAGGATCAGGAAATCGAGCGTCTGGAAGGCCTGTACAGAAAGGGCCTCAACAGCGCCGGTGCGGAACTGATTGAAAGCCGGGCGGAACTGACCGGCCCCAATCGCGTCCGTCTGCTGGCGACCGGACGCGAAGTTACCGCAGAGCGGATCATCATTGCGGTCGGCGGTTCGGCCAATGCGCATACCTCCTTGCCGGGGCATGAACTGTGCATAACCTCCAATGAGGCTTTCCATCTGGAGGCGCTGCCCCGCTCGATCGTGATTGCTGGCGGTGGTTATATCGCTGTGGAATTCGCCAATATCTTCCACGGTCTCGGCGTCGATACGACGTTGATCTATCGTGGCAAGGAAATCCTGTCGCGCTTCGACCAGGATATCCGTCGTGGCCTGCACCAGGCCATGGAGGCCAAGGGCATTCGTATTCTCTGCACGGATGTGATGGAGGAAGTCGAGAAGATGGCCGCAGGTGGCCTTTCCGTCCGCACCCGCAACAACGGGGTGATTTCGGCTGAAACGGTCATGCTGGCTTTGGGCCGCGATCCCTATACCAAGGGCCTTGGTCTCGAGACGGCGGGCGTTGCTGTCAATGAGCGCGGCGCCATCATCGTCGATCAATATTCACGCACCAACGTGCCGGGCATTTTTGCATTGGGTGACGTGACAGACCGAGTGCAGCTGACACCGGTGGCGATCCATGAGGCCATGTGTTTCATTGAGACGGAATACAAAGACAATCCGACCTCGCCGGATCACGACCTGATTGCCACGGCGGTCTTTTCGCAGCCGGAAATCGGCACGGTCGGCATGACCGAGGAAGAGGCGGCCCGCACGTTCCCGGAGGTCGAGATCTACAAGGCCGAATTCCGGCCGATGAAGGCGACGCTATCGGGCCGCACCGAAAAAGTGATCATGAAGCTGGTCGTCAATGCGGCTGACCGAAAAGTGGTTGGCGCGCATATTCTTGGCCATGACGCTGGTGAAATGGCGCAATTGCTTGGAATTACCCTCAAGGCCGGCTGCACCAAGGACGATTTTGATCGCACCATGGCGGTGCATCCGACCGCGTCCGAAGAACTGGTCACCATGTATAACCCGAGCTATCGGATCAGGAACGGCGAGCGGGTTTAA